A stretch of DNA from Leucobacter luti:
GGTTTCATGGCAACAACAAGTCTGAGCGCGAGATCGAGCGGGCAGTGGAAGCCGGAGTCGGCACCATCATCCTGGACAGTGAATTCGAGACCGAGCGGGTGGCAGTTGCCGCCGCACGCGCGGGAATTCGCCAGCGAGTGCGATTGCGCGTCAACAGTGGCGTGCATGCATCGACCCACGATTTCCTTGCGACCTCCCACGAAGATCAGAAGTTTGGCCAGCCACTTGACGCTGCGCCGCGCCTGCTGCGCGAGATCCTGCGCCATGACAACCTTGAGTTTGTTGGCCTGCACTGCCACATTGGATCGCAGATCTTCGCGACCGACGGTTTCCGCGAATCCGCGAAGCGCCTGCTCAGCGCGTACCCTGAACTCGCGCAGATCGCGGGTCGCCCGATCCCCGAGCTGAACCTCGGAGGAGGCTTCGGGATCGCGTACACGAGCGCGGAGGCGGACGAAGCGCCGGCAATCGCGGATATTGCCCGCGAGCTTGCGTCCATCATCGCTGAGACTGCGTCCGAGATCGGAGTGCCGCTGCCGAAGCTCGCGTTCGAACCAGGCCGCAGCATCATCGGTCAGGCTGGTGTGACGCTGTACACGGTTGGCACCACGAAGGCGGTCCAGCTCGCTGGCAGCGACACAGCTGCCGACCCCGTGGATCTCGGCTTTGCTGAACGGCTCTATGTGAGCGTTGACGGCGGCATGAGCGACAACGCGCGGCCCGCGCTCTATGGCGCCGACTACCACGTGCGGATCGCCAACCGTGTCAGCGACGCAGCGCCCGCGCTCGTGCGCGTGGTCGGTAAGCACTGCGAGTCCGGTGACATTGTGGTGCAGCGAGACGTGCTCCCCGGCGATGTGCGTCCTGGAGACACCCTCGCGGTAGCCGCCACGGGGGCGTACTGCTGGTCGCTTTCAAGCAACTACAACTATGTACCGCGGCCTCCGGTCGTGGCGCTCTCAAACGGCTCCGCCCGCGTCATCGTGCGCGGTGAGACCGAAGACGAACTCCTTGCGAAAAGCGTCTCTGACGCCCCCCGCTTTACCCCAACCACGAACGGAGCAACCAAGTGAACGGATACCGTGATCTGCGCGTTGCGCTGCTGGGCTGCGGCTCAGTTGGCGCGCAGACGGCCAGACTCATCCTAGAGCACGGTGAGGAATTGGCATCCCGCATTGGCGCGCGGCTGACGCTCGCCGGGATCGCGGTCCGCGACGTACACGCTCAGCGAGACGTCGAGCTGCCGCAGGAACTCTTCACGACGGACGCGGAGCGCCTGGTGCAGGGCGCCGACATCGTCATCGAGCTCATGGGCGGCATTGAGCCGGCACGCTCGCTGATCCTGCAGGCGTTGCAGGGCGGGGCTGATGTGGTCACCGCGAACAAGGCGCTCATCGCGGCGCACGGACGCGAACTTGCTGACGCTGCAGAGCAGGTCGGTGCACAGCTTTCATATGAAGCAGCCGTCGCGGCTGCGATTCCGATCCTGCGCCCACTCCGCGAGAGCCTCGCTGGCGATCACATCACCCGCGTGCTTGGCATCGTGAACGGTTCAACCAACTACATCCTCGACCGCATGGACCGCTTCGGAGACAGCGCTGAGGACGCCATGCGGGTTGCGAGTGAGCTCGGATATCTTGAGGCTGATCCAACGCTCGACGTCGAGGGGTACGACGCCGCGCAGAAGGCGACGATCCTCGCGAGCATCGCCTTCCACACCGAAGTTCCCGTTGACGCCGTGCACCGCGAGGGAATCTCGGGCATCACGCTCACGCAGATCGAGGCAGCGAAACACGCCGGATATGTCATCAAGCTGCTCGCAATCGCCGAGCGCATCACCTCGAGCGACGGTGTCGCTGGCATTTCGGCGCGCGTGTATCCGGCACTGATTCGCCGCGACCACCCGCTCGCCGCGGTCTACGGTGGGAAGAACGCCGTGTTCGTGGAAGCTGAGGCAGCGGGCGAGCTGATGTTCTATGGCGCTGGCGCAGGCGGCGCTGAAACGGCGTCGGCCGTGCTGGGCGATCTCGTCTCCGCGGCACGCCGTCACGTTGTGGGCGGCCCCGGCATCGCAGGCTCGCTGCACGCCGAGCTTCCGATCCTGCCAGTGGGTGAGGTCAACACGGCCTACCAAGTGATGCTCGATGTGCATGATCAGCCTGGAGTGCTTGCCGGTATCGCTGGCATCCTGGCGGAGCACGGAGTATCGGCCGCCAGCGTGGAGCAGGCGATTGTCGAGGGCGAAGCTGATCGCGCCACGCTCGTGATCGGAACTCACGTCGCGCGCGAGGCCGACCTCGCCGCCATGGTTGATGCACTGCGCGCCTCCGAGATGGTATTCGCGGTGACGAGCGTGCTGCGGCTCGAGGGCAACGAATGAGCGCCGCCGCTCCGCGCGCCGTCCGCGTCAGGGTTCCCGCCACGAGCGCGAACCTTGGGCCCGGCTTCGACACGCTCGGGATTGCGCTCGCCTATGGTGATGATCTCACGGCGGTCACTCGCACCGAGCCAGGGGCCACCGTGGTGGTGACCGGGGTCGGCGAGGGCGAGGTGCCGACAGATGAGACAAACCTCGTCGTGCGCTCCGCCGCGCACGTCTACGAGCGGCTCGGACGCACGCTTCCCGGACTGAATCTTTCGGCAACGAACCGAATCCCACACGGGCGCGGCATGGGCTCCTCTGGATCCGCCATCGTCGCCGGCGTGATGATTGCTGCCGGGCTGCTTGAAAGCGATCCGGTGCAGCCGCTCGAGCTTACCGAGACCGAGCTGCTCGCGTTCGCGACCGAGCTTGAGGGGCACCCGGACAACGTGGCACCCGCGCTCTTCGGAGGGCTGACGATCGCATGGTCCACTGAGCAGGGTCCGCAGTTCAAGCGCCTCATGGTGCACCGAGGTGTCTCGCCGCTGGTGCTCGTGCCGAGTTTCACCATGTCGACTGAGCTGGCGCGTAGCCTGCAGCCGAAGCAGGTGCCGCATGAGGACGCCGTGTTCAACGTCTCCCGCTCTGCCCTGCTGATCGCGGCGCTCACGCAGAGCCCTGAGCTGCTCATGCAGGCCACCGAGGATCGACTGCACCAGGATTACCGCGGCGACGCAATGCCAGCAACCCGTGATCTCATTCGGGAGCTCCGGGCCGCAGGCCACCCAGCCGTTGTGTCGGGCGCTGGCCCCTCGATCCTGGTGCTGTCTAGCGGCCCGGCCGAGCGTCTTGCGGCCGCGGATCTTGTGGCGAGCGAACACCCAGACTGGCGCGTGCTGATCCTTGCCGTGGACACGAAGGGTGCTACAGTGGAGCCGATCCCCGCGTAGCCCGCGCCCTCGAATCGAGTGGTTCGGTTACCCGAGGCCGGGACGGTTTCGGCGCGAGTCCTCAGTGACACGCACCCGTCGAACTGCCTGTGGCCGCGGAGTGTGGATCGTTTTCCTCACCGAGACAAGATTGTCCGGTGATCCCGACGCACCTGATGTGCACCACCGCGGGAAGGCTCAGCCACATGCGCGCGCTTTTCCGACGGCGTTCCGAAAGGAAGAACGTGGAATCCAACGTAGAAGACCAGAACACCCCAGCAGTCGAGGAGACCGCACCGCCGCGTCGCCGCGCCTCACGCCGCGTCACCGCGGCAGCGGGTGCAACGACCGAGGCGGTCGCTCCGGCGGCAGCTGCTCCGGCGGCTGCTGCTCCGGCAGCCGAGGCTCCCGTCACCGCGCCGGTCGCCGCTGAGGCTGCTCCGGCTGCTGCTCCGGCGGCTGCTCCGGCTGAGGCCGCCCAGGCAGAGCCAGCAGCTGAGGCACCGAAGAAGCGTGCGCCCCGCACGCGCAAGAAGGTCGAAGCTGCCGAGGCACCTGCTGCTGCAGACTCGGCCCCGAGCGCAGAAGCTGCCGCGGGCGACGCCGTTGAGGCGGCTGAGCCGGCTCCGAAGAAGCGAGCGACCCGCAGCCGTAAGAAGCCTGTTGAGGCCGACGTCGAGGCTCCAGGTCCTGATGCCGAGCCCGCGACGGCCCCTGCGGCTGCCGATGCAGCTGCGAGCGAGGTTCCTGCTGAGGCTCCTGCTGAGCCTGCGAAGCGCACGCGCAGCCGCCGAGTAAAGACGGAAGAGGCCGCGCCAGAGGTACAGGCTCCCGAGTGCCGCCGAGACCGCTCCCGCGCAGGCTGAGGGCGACGCCGCAGATGCGGCTCCCGCGCAGCCCAGCGAAAACGGTGAGGGCGAGAAGTCGTCGCGCAGCAACCGTCGCAGCCGGGGCCGGGGCCAGAAGAACGACGCCGCCGAACAGGCGTCCGAGTCGGCCGAAGCTCCGAGCGACAGCGACGACTCGAACAAGGGCGGCCGCGGCCAGAACCAGAACGGCGAGAAGAACCGCCGCAACGGTGACAACCGCGAGAACCGCGAGAACCGCGATGGCGGTCAGAACCGCGAGAACCGCGAGAACCGCGAGAACCGCGACAGCCGTGACGGCGGTCAGAACCGCGAGAACGGCCAGGGTCAGAACGGGCCGAGCTCCGACAAGAACAGCGCCGACAACTCCTCGCGCTCGAGCCGCACCCGTCAGCGCGACCGCAAGCGTCGTGGCGCGGGAGACGACCTCGAGCCGGAGATCACCGAGGACGACGTCTTGCTGCCGATCGCTGGCATTCTCGATGTGCTCGACAACTACGCGTTCGTGCGCACGAGCGGTTACCTCCCGGGCACGAGCGACGTGTATGTCTCACTCGGACAGGTGAAGAAGTACGGCCTGCGCCGCGGCGACGCAGTGGTGGGCGCGATCCGCCAGCCGCGTGAGAGCGATGCAGGCAATCGCCAGAAGTACAACGCCATCGTGAAGATCGACTCAGTCAACGGGCGTACGCTCGAAGAGAACGAGAAGCGCCCCGACGTCGCAGACCTCACCCCGATCTACCCGGACACCCGGCTGCGCCTCGAAGGTACCCCTGACGCACAGCTCGGCCGCGCGATCGATCTCGTTGCCCCGATTGGCCTCGGCCAGCGTGGCCTCATCGTGCTCCCGAACCACACGGCAGGCACCGCGCTGCTCGGCGAGCTTGCCGAGGCAGTTCGCGCGAACGCCCCCGAAGCGCATCTCATGTTGGTGCTTGCGGACGCACAGCCCGAGGACGTCACACACCTCGAACGCACCATCCGCGGAGAGGTCGTAGCGGCAACGTTCGATCGCCCAGCAGAGGATCAGGCCACGATCGCTGAGCTCGCCATCGAGCGCGCAAAGCGCATGGTGGAGCTCGGCCACGACGTGGTCGTGCTGCTTGACTCGTTGAACAGCTTTGCTCGCGCATACGCGCAGGCGCAGCACACTCCGACGCGTCCGGCACACGACGAGATCGACGAGTTCGCACTCGGACAGCTCAAGAAGCTCCTCGCGGCCGCGCGCAAGGTCGAGAACGGTGGCTCGCTCACCATCCTCGCCACGGCGCACCACGGCACGGGCATCGCCGCTGACAAGACACTGCTGCGTGAGGCTCGCCGCGTTGCCAACAGCGAGATCCGCATCGCCAAGACGCGAGCGGGTGTTGCCCCGGTTGTGGACCTGGCGAAGTCTCGCACGCTCAATGCTGGCACCATGCTCAGCGCTGAGGAGTCGAGCGTGCTCGACCTCGTCCGCACCGCACTGCACGATGACGACGCCCCCAAGCGCGTGTTCGAGCGGATCCGTGCGACGACATCGAATGCTGCATTGCTCGCGGAGATCCAGCGCTCCGGCGGTCTCGCCTAGCGAGTTCTCGCGCTCCGCGACCGATCACGGCTTCTCCGTCATCCTGCGCGCGCGGAGCACGCCGCGGGATCCAGCATCACACTGGATCCCGCGGCTTCGACCGGCTTTCCGGTCGGAGCGCAGGATGCAGAGCTCACATCACCCGGAGGAAACATGTTCGAACAGGTCGCGGGGCTGCTCACCGAGCACGCGCAGCTGCAGGAAGACCTCGCCGATCCGGCGCTCCACGCCGATCCGGCGCGCGCGAAGAAGGTAAACCGGCGTTACTCCGAGCTCAACAAGATCAAGGTGGCGCACGAGCACTGGCAGCAGTTGCAGAGCGACCTCGAAGCCGCGCGCGAACTCGCGCGTGAGGACGAGGCCTTCGCTGAGGAGATTCCCGAGCTCGAGACCGCGCTCGCTGAGGCGCAGGAGAAGGTGCGCCGACTCCTGATCCCGCGTGATCCCGACGACGGTCGTGACGTGATTCTTGAGATCAAGGGCGGCGAAGGAGGCGCAGAATCCGCGCTCTTCGGCGCCGATCTACTCCGCATGTACATGTACTACGCAGAGTCGAAGGGGTGGAAGACCGAGATCCTCGAGAAGGATGAGAGCGACCTCGGCGGCTACAAAAACGTTCAGGTCGCGATCAAGACAAACGCGAGCGATCCATCTCAGGGCGCTTGGGCGCACCTCAAATACGAGGGCGGCGTGCACCGCGTGCAGCGTGTCCCCGTGACCGAGTCGCAGGGCCGCATCCACACATCAACCACTGGCGTACTCGTGTACCCGGAGGTTGATGAGCCGGAAGAGGTCGAGATCCACCAGAACGACCTCAAGATCGACGTCTATCGTTCTTCCGGCCCGGGAGGCCAGTCGGTCAACACGACAGACTCCGCCGTGCGCATCACGCACCTCCCGACAGGCATCGTCGTTGCCATGCAGAACGAAAAGTCGCAGCTGCAGAACCGTGAAGCCGGCATGCGCGTGCTGCGGGCGCGAATCCTCGCACGGCAGCAGGAAGAGAAGGCGGCCGAAGCGAGTGCGCATCGTTCGAGTCAGATCCGCACCATGGATCGCTCTGAGCGGATTCGCACCTACAACTTCCCGGAGAACCGTATTGCGGATCACCGGACAGGCTTCAAGGCTTACAACCTCGACCACGTCATGAACGGGGCGCTCGATCCGGTGATTGAGTCCTGCATCCGAATGGACGAGGAATCGCGCTTGGAGGCGCTCGGACAGTAGTCCACGCCACACCAGCAGCCACATCCGGCCGCTCAGTAGCCGTTCACCTTCCTTGGAAGTGGACCGCAGCTGGGCGGCCGAATTGGTCTCCCGCGGGGTACTCGCGCGCGTTACGCTGATGCCATGACCGCTACTGTGTTGCCCATTGTCGGACCCGTTGTCACGCTGCGTGCACCGCAGCAGGCTGACCACGCGCCTCTCGTCGCGATTCTCTCCGAGCCGGAGGTCGCCATCTGGTGGGTGGGATACACCCCCGAGCGTGTACAAGCCGAGTTCATCGACAGCCCCGAAAGCGTCCGCATCATTGAGGTCGCGGGGGAGTGCGCCGGCGCAATGTATGTGCTGCGAGGCGAAGACCCCGAATACCCCACCACAGTCATGCACATCTTCATCGGAACTCGATTCCGCGGCAACCGTGTCGGCGAAGAAGCGCTCGCGCTTGCTATCCGAGCCGAGTTTGCTGACGGAATCAGCCGCATCACCCTCGATCCCAACATCAACAACGAGGGGGTCATCCGAAGCTACGAACGGCTCGGCTTCCAACGCATTGGTGTGCTGCGTGACTACCAGGTGCGTCCGGGCGGCAAGCTGGAGGACGCCGTGTTCCTCGATCTCACTCGCAGCGACTTCCCGGATGGGCCGCCGCTGCCGCAACGCAGCTAGGCGCAGGCCGCGCGGGGCCTGGTTCCGGCGCTGATTCCTGCTGTGGTGCCGGCTCTGGTGCTGGGTTCTGTTCTGGTGCTGGCTTCTGTTCTGGTGCTGGGTTCTGCTCTGGTGCTGCGCCCTGAGCTGGGGGCTCGCCTTGCTCTGGGGGCTCGCCTCGTCGCACTCGCGCAGGAAATCCGAGTTCGCGCAGGGTGCTTTCCCGGGATTCCTGCTGCTGGAGTGAGAATCTCCTGCGCGAGCGCAACGGCCAGCGGCCACCGAGCGCTCCGCTTATAGCTAAATGCAGGCTCTCCATCCTGGGGCGCAGGCGAGCCGAGCACTATTGAGCAGCGCACTATGTTTCGCTGTTGCGCCCTGATCTGGGGGCTCGCCTCGTCGCACTCGCGCAGGAAATTCGAGTTCGCGCAGGTTGTTTCCCCGGGATTCCTGCTGCTGGAGCGAGAATCTCCTGCGTGAGCTCAACGGCCAGGGGCCATCGAGCACCCCGGCATGCCCTGCGCCGCTGCCCCTTCTTGCGCCGCTGAGTTGTGCTGCACTGCTGTGCTGCACTCTGCTGCACCATTGCGCTGTGCTGAGCTGCACTGCCGCACCGGGCCGCACCGCACCGGACCGCAGCTGGACCCTATTGAGCCGCCTCTCCACACTGTTGCGCGTATTCACCCTGCGCAGAGTTGCTCACTCGTCGCACTCGCGCAGGAAATCTGAGTTCGCGCAGGATGCTTTCCGGGGAGTCCTGCTGTTAGAGCGAGAATCTCCTGCGCGAGCTCAACGGCCAGGGGCCATCGAGCGCCCCGGCACCCCGAGCGGTGAACCGGGGCGCGGCGGCGGAGTAGCATGGAGCCTATGCGCACTGCACGGCCACTTCTTCCCTGGATCGTGTGGGGGACGGCCGCGGCGCTGTACGCGGTGGCGATTATCAACCGGTCGTCGTTATCGGCCCTCGGCCCTGCCGCACAGGAACACTTCGGCATCGATGCGACCACACTCGCGACGTTCCCGATGATCCAGCTGATCGTCTACGCCGCGCTCCAGATCCCGGTTGGTGTGCTGATCGACCGTGTCGGTGCGACGTCGATGCTGCTGGGCGGCTCGATCCTCATGGTGCTCGGGCAAGTCGTGATGGCGACGGTGCACAATGTGGAGCTGGCAATTCTCGCGCGAGTGCTGGTCGGAGCAGGTGATGCCTGCACGTTCATCAGCGTGATGCGATTGCTCCCCGAATGGTTCGCACTCAAACAACTTCCCGTGGTGAGTCAGCTCACCGGGCTCATCGGTCAAGCTGGGCAGCTTGTGTCCGTCGCGCCGCTCGCACTCTTTGTGAGTCTCGCCGGATGGACGAGCGGGTTCCTCGGTCTTGCCGCGGTTGGCCTGCTCGTCACGATTCTGGGCGCGCTGGTGATCCGAGATCGGCCTGGCGTTGGCACGTTTGCCGAACGAATTCTGGGCAAGACTGGCAAGATCACACGCAACGCGCGCAGCCTGGGCGGGATCCACAACACCGGCACCGTAGAGATGGCGCCGCCGAGCACAGAGATGATCCCGGTGATGCGTCCGACGCGCGTGCGGGGGCTCGGCTTCTGGGATCAGGCGCGGCGGTTGCTCCGTATCCCCGGGGTGCGGCTCGCGTACTGGGTGCACTTTACGTCCCCGTTCGCTTCGAATGTTTTTCTGTTGCTGTGGGGCACACCGTTCCTTGTGGGTGGCATCGGCCTGTCGCCGGCGGCGGCTGGCGGGATGCTGAGCCTCACCGTGATCTCCTCGATGTTCGCCGGTCTCGTGCTCGGGCCGATCAGCTCTCGTTTCCTGGAACGTCGCGTGTGGGTCAACCTCGGGATTGTGATCGGGATCGTGACGGCCTGGGTTGCGGTGCTCGTGTGGCCTGGAACGCCGCCCACGTGGCTGCTCATCGTGCTGCTCGTCGTGATGCCGCTGGGCGGGCCTGCCTCGATGATTTCGTTCGAGGTGCTGCGCTCGCACACCCCGCGCAGCTTCACCGGGTTCGCGACAGGACTTGTCAACACCGCCGGTTTCACGGCGTCGTTGCTCGTGATCCTGCTCATCGGTCTCGTACTCGATTGGCAGGGTGCCGGATCACCTGAGGACTACTCGCTCAGCGCGTTCCGCGTCGCCTTCGCCGTGCAGATCCCATTCTGGGTGCTCGGCATTGTCATGATCATCATTGAGCAGCGCCGCACAGGGCGTTGGATGCGCGAGAACGACCGCAAGCTGCGCTGAGTGTGATTCGCCCGAATCGGCGAGCTCCAGCGCTCCTTAAATCATGTAGAAATCGGCCATGTCTGGCTGTTCCGCAGGTGCACCGCGGCGCGGGCGGCCCTGAGCCGGGATCCCGGTGAGCGTGGTCCAGGGTGGGGCGGAGTGCACGACGACGGCGTTCGCACCGACGGCTGAGTCGTCGCCCAGCTCAATATTGCCGAGGAGTTTTGCTCCAGCTCCAACGATCACACGGTCCCCAAGCGTGGGGTGGCGCTTGCCGGCGCCGTGGCCGGTGCCACCCAGAGTGACTCCGTGGTAGATCAGCACGTCATCGCCGACCTGGGCGGTTTCGCCGATGACCACGCCCATACCGTGATCGATGAACAGCCTGCGACCGATCGTTGCGCCCGGGTGGATCTCGATCCCGGTGAAAAAGCGGGTGAGCTGCGAGATCGCGCGCGGCAGGAACCGCATGCCGCGCCGCCACAGCGCGTGCGAGACGCGATGCCACCAGACGGCGTGGAGCCCCGAGTAGATGAAGAACACTTCGCCACGGCCCCGCGCTGCGGGATCGTGCGCTCGCGCCGCGTCGACGTCCTCCCGCATTCGGGAAAAGAAACTCACTCTGCCTGGTCCATTCGCTCGGTGATGGTGGTGCTTACGCCAACGCCGGGCCGGGCAAAAATATGCCCGGACCCGGCGGTCAGCAGTGTTTCGCGCGCGGAGCGTTTAGACCGCGAGATCCTCATAAAGCACCGTGGAGAAGTAGCGCTCGCCGAAGTCGGGGATAATCACAACGATCTTCTTTCCCGCGTTCTCGGGGCGCTTTGCCACCTGGGTGGCTGCCCACACTGCGGCTCCGCCCGAGATGCCTGCGAGGATGCCCTCGTCGGTTCCGAGTGCGCGCGCGGTGGTGATGGAATCAGCAAGTGCAACGTCGATGACTTCGTCGTACACCTCGCGGTTCAGGATCGGGGGCACGAAGTTGGCGCCGAGGCCCTGGATCTTGTGCGGGCCTGCGGTGCCCTCGGTGAGCAGGGGCGAGTCGATGGGCTCGACCGCGATGACCTTGACTCCGGGGTTCTGCTCTTTGAGGTATCCGCCTGCGCCGGTGATCGTGCCGCCGGTGCCGATGCCGGCGACGAAGATGTCGACTGCGCCATCGGTGTCTGCCCAGATCTCCGGCCCGGTGGTGGCACGGTGGATCGCGGGGTTCGCGGGGTTTGCGAACTGCTGGGCGAGGACTGCGCCCTCGGTGCTGGCTGCGATCTCCTCAGCCTTGGCGACGGCACCCTTCATGCCGAGCGGGCCTTCGGTGAGGACGATCTCCGCACCGTACGCGGCGAGCAGCTTGCGTCGCTCAACGCTCATGGTCTCTGGCATGGTCAGAATCACGCGATACCCGCGGGCCGCGCCTACGAACGCCAGCGCGATGCCAGTGTTGCCGCTTGTGCCCTCAACAATGGTGCCGCCCGGCTGCAGTTCGCCTGACTGCTCAGCCGCGTCGATGATCGCGATGCCGATCCGGTCCTTGACGGAACCGGCGGGGTTGTAGAACTCGAGCTTCGCGAGCACCTCAGCGCCAGCGTTCTCGGTCACGCGGTTCAGGCGGACGAGGGGCGTGTTGCCGAAGGCCTGGGTGATGTTGTCGTAGGTCCGTGCCATGGGTGTAGATCCTCCTGGGTATCGGTGCAGCCGTCAAAAACTATAGCTGTACCTTATCGGAGATGTTTGTGTGTGTTATGAGCTGTTGCGCTGTGTGACGGCCACCACGCGCGGTCGCGCGCGAGAAACGTGGGAGAGTGGGGGAGTGCAGGAGCAAGAACACGTTGAGATGGGCGCGGCAATCGCGCAGTTGGAAGCTATTCTCGCTGCGGGCGGCATCGAGGAGGCAGGTGTAGACGTCGAGCTGATCCTGGCTCATGTGCTGGGGGTGTCGCGTGGACGCGTGCAAGCGCTCGCGGTGATGCACGAGTCGGTGGCACCGGATCGCTTCGCAGCGGCAACTGAACTCGCAGAGGAGCGCGCTAGGCGCGTCCCACTGCAGCACCTCACCGGTCGGGCGCCGTTCCGGGCGATTGAACTGTCGGTGGGTCCCGGGGTCTTCGTGCCACGGCCGGAGACCGAGACCGTCGCGCAGTTCGCGATCGATGCGTTGCAGCAGTGCCCGAGCCCCGAGCCGATCGCCGTTGATCTATGCACCGGCAGCGGCGCGATCGCGCTGTCCCTGGCGCACGAGGTGCCGACAGCGCGCGTGGTGGCGCTCGAGAAGAGCCGTGAAGCGTATGCCTGGGCTGAGCGCAACGTGCGCGAGTGGGGGGATGGTCGGGTCGAGCTGATTCTCGGTGACGTGGCCAAGCTCTCGACGATTCCGGCGTTCCTCGGGGTCGCTGGACACGTCGACGTGCTGATCTCAAACCCACCGTATGTGCCTGCGGACATGGTGCCGCGCGATCCGGAAGTCCGTGATCATGACCCCGCGCTTGCGCTCTACGGTGGCGCTGACGGCCTCGACGTCGTGCGGATCATCAGCCGCCAGGCGCGGAATCTCGTCAAGCCGGGCGGACTCCTGGTGCTCGAACACGCAGAGCTTCAGGGAGATGCCATTCGGAATCTGCTTGCCGCCGACGGTTGGCGCGCTGCAGCCACACACCCCGACCTGACGGGGCGGGATCGGGCGACGACAGCGCTGCGCTAAGCGATCACGGGCATCATTCATGCGGCGGCAACGCATGTGCCCAGGGTGGCAGGAGTAGAATCGATCGCTATGGCCGAGGTCTTCGATTGTTCCGATAGCTCCCAGCTGCTCAGCGGCACCCGTACCGCGCGGCGCGCGATTGGGCAGGGGGCGCTTGTGGTGCTTCCCACTGACACTGTGTACGGTGTCGGCGCCGACGCGTTCTCGCCCGAAGCGGTGCAGCGGCTCCTCGATGCGAAGGGCCGTGGCAGGCAGTCGCCCCCGCCCGTGCTGATCCCGAACACCGGGACGCTTGCAGCACTCGCCGCCGAGGTGACGGAACCGCTCGAAGCGCTCGCTGCCGAATTCTGGCCAGGTGCGCTCACCATTATCACTCGGGCAAATCCGTCGTTGAGTTGGGATCTTGGAGATACCGGCGGCACGGTTGCACTCCGGATCCCGAACCACCCGCTCGCGCTTGAACTGTTGCAGGAGACTGGCCCGCTCGCCGTATCCTCTGCGAACAAGACCGGTGAACCGGCTGCTCGCACCGCCGCTATCGCGCAGGAGATGCTGGGCGACAGCGTTGCCGTGTACCTCGAAGCGGGGGAGGCCGATGGCAGTGGCGTCTCCTCGACAATCATCGATGCGACGAAGCTCACCGCTGAGGGGGGCACGATCCGGATTCTTCGTGCTGGCGGCGTGAGCCGGGAAGCCATCGTCGCACTCCTCCCGCAGGTCACCGTCGAGGACTAGCGTGTTTTCGTACCTCGTCGTCGTCGCGGTTGCGGCCCTTGTCACAGCTGTCGCGTCGTACGCGGTGCTGCGGCTGAGTCGTCGCTACCGCCTCGCCCCTGAGGTGCGCGAGCGGGATGTGCACAGCACGCCGACGCCCAGGCTGGGTGGCATTGCCATGTTCATCGGGGTGCTCGCTGCGTTTGCCGTTGCAGCGACACAGCGCGAGTTCGCAGAGCTCTACGCCGAAACCCCGCAGATGTGGGCGCTCGTCGGTGCCTGCGCGATCATCGCTGCGGTGGGGATCTTGGACGATCTCCTC
This window harbors:
- a CDS encoding GNAT family N-acetyltransferase, with amino-acid sequence MTATVLPIVGPVVTLRAPQQADHAPLVAILSEPEVAIWWVGYTPERVQAEFIDSPESVRIIEVAGECAGAMYVLRGEDPEYPTTVMHIFIGTRFRGNRVGEEALALAIRAEFADGISRITLDPNINNEGVIRSYERLGFQRIGVLRDYQVRPGGKLEDAVFLDLTRSDFPDGPPLPQRS
- the thrB gene encoding homoserine kinase codes for the protein MSAAAPRAVRVRVPATSANLGPGFDTLGIALAYGDDLTAVTRTEPGATVVVTGVGEGEVPTDETNLVVRSAAHVYERLGRTLPGLNLSATNRIPHGRGMGSSGSAIVAGVMIAAGLLESDPVQPLELTETELLAFATELEGHPDNVAPALFGGLTIAWSTEQGPQFKRLMVHRGVSPLVLVPSFTMSTELARSLQPKQVPHEDAVFNVSRSALLIAALTQSPELLMQATEDRLHQDYRGDAMPATRDLIRELRAAGHPAVVSGAGPSILVLSSGPAERLAAADLVASEHPDWRVLILAVDTKGATVEPIPA
- a CDS encoding nitrate/nitrite transporter — its product is MRTARPLLPWIVWGTAAALYAVAIINRSSLSALGPAAQEHFGIDATTLATFPMIQLIVYAALQIPVGVLIDRVGATSMLLGGSILMVLGQVVMATVHNVELAILARVLVGAGDACTFISVMRLLPEWFALKQLPVVSQLTGLIGQAGQLVSVAPLALFVSLAGWTSGFLGLAAVGLLVTILGALVIRDRPGVGTFAERILGKTGKITRNARSLGGIHNTGTVEMAPPSTEMIPVMRPTRVRGLGFWDQARRLLRIPGVRLAYWVHFTSPFASNVFLLLWGTPFLVGGIGLSPAAAGGMLSLTVISSMFAGLVLGPISSRFLERRVWVNLGIVIGIVTAWVAVLVWPGTPPTWLLIVLLVVMPLGGPASMISFEVLRSHTPRSFTGFATGLVNTAGFTASLLVILLIGLVLDWQGAGSPEDYSLSAFRVAFAVQIPFWVLGIVMIIIEQRRTGRWMRENDRKLR
- a CDS encoding homoserine dehydrogenase, with protein sequence MNGYRDLRVALLGCGSVGAQTARLILEHGEELASRIGARLTLAGIAVRDVHAQRDVELPQELFTTDAERLVQGADIVIELMGGIEPARSLILQALQGGADVVTANKALIAAHGRELADAAEQVGAQLSYEAAVAAAIPILRPLRESLAGDHITRVLGIVNGSTNYILDRMDRFGDSAEDAMRVASELGYLEADPTLDVEGYDAAQKATILASIAFHTEVPVDAVHREGISGITLTQIEAAKHAGYVIKLLAIAERITSSDGVAGISARVYPALIRRDHPLAAVYGGKNAVFVEAEAAGELMFYGAGAGGAETASAVLGDLVSAARRHVVGGPGIAGSLHAELPILPVGEVNTAYQVMLDVHDQPGVLAGIAGILAEHGVSAASVEQAIVEGEADRATLVIGTHVAREADLAAMVDALRASEMVFAVTSVLRLEGNE
- the lysA gene encoding diaminopimelate decarboxylase; translated protein: MTQATTTETPNAIDSRVFPPSARRGSSCGELKLGEIRATALTAEFGSPLYVIDEDAARQRAVEIRTALQSEAARVGTSATVYYATKAFLCVEVARWMAEEGLAIDVASGGELSVALAAGVDPAVIGFHGNNKSEREIERAVEAGVGTIILDSEFETERVAVAAARAGIRQRVRLRVNSGVHASTHDFLATSHEDQKFGQPLDAAPRLLREILRHDNLEFVGLHCHIGSQIFATDGFRESAKRLLSAYPELAQIAGRPIPELNLGGGFGIAYTSAEADEAPAIADIARELASIIAETASEIGVPLPKLAFEPGRSIIGQAGVTLYTVGTTKAVQLAGSDTAADPVDLGFAERLYVSVDGGMSDNARPALYGADYHVRIANRVSDAAPALVRVVGKHCESGDIVVQRDVLPGDVRPGDTLAVAATGAYCWSLSSNYNYVPRPPVVALSNGSARVIVRGETEDELLAKSVSDAPRFTPTTNGATK
- the prfA gene encoding peptide chain release factor 1, with the translated sequence MFEQVAGLLTEHAQLQEDLADPALHADPARAKKVNRRYSELNKIKVAHEHWQQLQSDLEAARELAREDEAFAEEIPELETALAEAQEKVRRLLIPRDPDDGRDVILEIKGGEGGAESALFGADLLRMYMYYAESKGWKTEILEKDESDLGGYKNVQVAIKTNASDPSQGAWAHLKYEGGVHRVQRVPVTESQGRIHTSTTGVLVYPEVDEPEEVEIHQNDLKIDVYRSSGPGGQSVNTTDSAVRITHLPTGIVVAMQNEKSQLQNREAGMRVLRARILARQQEEKAAEASAHRSSQIRTMDRSERIRTYNFPENRIADHRTGFKAYNLDHVMNGALDPVIESCIRMDEESRLEALGQ